One genomic segment of Acanthochromis polyacanthus isolate Apoly-LR-REF ecotype Palm Island chromosome 9, KAUST_Apoly_ChrSc, whole genome shotgun sequence includes these proteins:
- the tmem53 gene encoding transmembrane protein 53: MADEIDYNIVFPDAGTSERHWQGTKEPVVILLGWTGCKDKHLSKYSSIYNEQGCVTIRYTAPLKTVFISESFGYKELRSIALKLLEILYDYEVENSPIFFHVFSNGGFMLYRYIVELLHNDKQFSSLHVIGAVVDSAPGSANVRGALRALMTTLGPRISPVLRYVLLALFAVIVVLLRIVLYPLTKYIHKNHYDAVQDKPPSWPHFFLYSRADLTIRHRDIEFFMKAMKQKGVPVDSFDFVSSPHVGHYRDFPEQYALKCREFLVSRMKDSEGTEIKKRQHVQTQ; this comes from the exons ATGGCAGATGAAATTGACTACAATATCGTGTTTCCAGATGCGGGGACATCGG AGAGACACTGGCAGGGGACAAAGGAGCCAGTTGTGATCCTGCTGGGCTGGACTGGCTGCAAAGACAAACACCTCTCCAAATACAGCTCCATCTACAATGAACAG GGATGTGTCACGATCCGCTACACAGCTCCTTTAAAGACGGTCTTCATCTCAGAGTCCTTTGGCTACAAGGAGCTGAGAAGCATCGCCCTCAAGCTGCTGGAGATCCTCTACGACTACGAGGTGGAGAACAGTCCCATTTTCTTTCACGTGTTCAGTAACGGTGGCTTCATGCTTTACCGTTACATCGTCGAGCTGCTGCACAACGACAAACAGTTCAGTTCGCTGCATGTGATCGGGGCTGTAGTGGACAGCGCCCCCGGTAGTGCGAATGTCCGCGGGGCTCTGCGTGCACTGATGACCACCTTAGGGCCAAGAATAAGTCCTGTTTTAAGGTATGTCCTCCTCGCGCTGTTTGCAGTGATTGTTGTCCTCCTGCGAATCGTCTTATACCCCCTGACCAAGTACATCCACAAGAACCACTACGACGCCGTGCAGGACAAGCCGCCCTCCTGGCCTCATTTCTTCCTGTACTCCAGAGCCGACCTGACCATCAGGCACCGGGACATCGAGTTCTTCATGAAGGCCATGAAGCAGAAAGGCGTCCCCGTGGacagttttgattttgtttccaGTCCTCATGTGGGCCATTACCGGGATTTCCCCGAGCAGTACGCTCTCAAGTGCCGCGAATTCCTGGTTTCCCGCATGAAGGACTCGGAAGGGACTGAAATTAAAAAGAGACAGCACGTTCAAACGCAGTGA
- the toe1 gene encoding target of EGR1 protein 1, with amino-acid sequence MASPMVVPVIDVQNDNFKELWPAMVVAIKTSSFVALDTELSGLGNRKALLAESIEDRYKAICHAARSRSILSLGFACFKKQDQTDADTYLVQVYNLTLLCSEEYIIEPQSVQFLVQHGFDFNKQYGHGIPYCKGNNKGGSDDRGVHIRALFTELLRARKPLVLHNGLIDMAFLYQCFYAHLPERLATFTADLSEMFPAGIYDTKYVTEFELRLTASYLEYAFKKCKLDNSRRLTSGAPGPHVHIEFCQYAGHMSTYVDYKECPDVASSEGQTEICQRFSAFGWCPNGTQCPFSHDTDLIILQDEKGKEDKRKRRKRQRDKRKSGGGELTEGSSIFHAAPQNKIPHMEMDQEETSGDHQEKTAESLPDSVTEGESMEADNEENKTCKDNSDSRNSAPSDDGSNAKNGAESRAGEAAREKFTDAQKKKVDAGTHRAGFDAFMTGHIFACSCTLTKKEEAAAEEKEQKVDEQSWLPTCLNKVYLSGKAAPLNVVKSTFSKSSKAHTQKMEMVWGGRM; translated from the exons ATGGCTAGTCCAATGGTAGTTCCTGTGATTGATGTCCAGAATGATAACTTTAAAGAGCTTTGGCCTGCTATGGTAGTGGCCATTAAGACGTCGTCCTTCGTAGCTCTTGACACA GAGCTGAGTGGTCTTGGAAACAGGAAGGCCTTGCTGGCTGA ATCTATAGAGGACAGATATAAAGCAATATGCCACGCAGCTCGCTCTCGCTCCATTCTCTCTTTGGGATTCGCCTGCTTTAAGAAACAGGACCAGACG GATGCAGACACATACCTGGTCCAGGTGTACAACCTCACCCTGCTCTGTTCAGAGGAGTACATCATAGAGCCCCAGTCAGTTCAGTTCCTGGTGCAGCACGGGTTTGATTTTAACAAGCAGTACGGACACGGGATCCCTTACTGCAAGGGCAATAATAAG GGAGGATCAGATGACCGTGGTGTCCACATCCGAGCGTTGTTCACTGAACTGCTGCGAGCCAGAAAACCTCTGGTGCTCCACAACGGCCTCATCGACATGGCTTTTCTTTACCAG TGTTTTTATGCTCATCTGCCTGAGCGCCTGGCCACCTTCACCGCTGACCTGTCTGAGATGTTTCCTGCTGGTATTTATGACACCAAGTACGTCACTGAATTTGAGCTCCGACTCACTGCCTCCTATCTGGAGTACGCCTTTAAGAAATG taAGCTGGATAACAGTCGCCGTTTGACCTCTGGAGCACCTGGACCTCATGTTCACATTGAGTTCTGTCAGTATGCTGGTCACATGTCTACCTATGTGGACTATAAAGAGTGTCCAGATGTGGCCTCCTCTGAGGGACAGACTGAAATCTGCCAACGCTTCTCT GCATTTGGTTGGTGTCCCAATGGTACTCAGTGTCCATTCTCCCATGACACGGACCTAATAATTCTTCAGGAtgagaaaggaaaggaggacaaaaggaaaaggaggaagagacagagagataaGAGGAAATCAGGAGGTGGAGAGCTGACAGAGGGCTCCTCCATCTTTCATGCAGCCCCCCAAAACAAGATACCCCATATGGAAATGGACCAAGAAGAAACATCAGGCGACCACCAAGAGAAAACTGCCGAGTCGCTCCCTGACAGTGTGACTGAAGGAGAAAGTATGGAAGCTGATAATGAGGAGAACAAAACGTGCAAAGACAATTCAGACTCGAGAAACTCTGCACCAAGTGATGACGGCTCAAACGCCAAAAATGGTGCAGAAAGCAGAGCAGGAGAAGCAGCAAGAGAAAAGTTTACGGACGCTCAGAAGAAGAAGGTTGACGCAGGAACTCACCGGGCAGGATTTGATGCCTTTATGACCGGACACATCTTTGCCTGCTCTTGTACGCTCACCAagaaagaagaagcagcagcagaggagaaggAGCAGAAGGTGGACGAGCAGTCTTGGCTTCCCACCTGCCTGAATAAAGTCTATCTCAGCGGCAAAGCGGCTCCTCTGAACGTGGTTAAAAGCACCTTCTCCAAGTCGTCCAAGGCCCACACGCAGAAGATGGAGATGGTGTGGGGTGGAAGAATGTAG
- the si:ch73-382f3.1 gene encoding 52 kDa repressor of the inhibitor of the protein kinase — MGGCSAPNCSNSTSIGKQLFRFPKDPVRKKKWVVNCRRDFEPTPHSRLCQDHFEQSQFEEIARSPAGGKKLKPNAIPTLFNVGDPPYPAVTTSYILIPLKPEPVEKELNFGDHGYARRTPLPGMEEEDADRTAEDQQPCTQCQLLKKQLEQEMQHTARLQKEAEEMKKRLYRLDRIEKGLQNFLYEDQIRALSLTKRSRRAVWSPETIMKARKIRCAVGTKGYEYLREIGYPLPSYRTLCNRLETKIMVTTDMSCEELAELGLGLMASCDSPTGVVGDNDEEELISVLS; from the exons ATGGGTGGCTGCTCCGCTCCGAACTGCTCCAACTCAACCAGCATCGGCAAACAACTGTTCAGGTTCCCCAAAGACCCCGTACGGAAGAAGAAATGGGTGGTGAACTGTCGACGTGACTTTGAACCAACTCCTCACTCCAGACTATGTCAA GACCATTTTGAGCAGAGCCAGTTTGAGGAAATCGCTAGATCTCCAGCTGGAGGAAAGAAACTGAAGCCTAATGCTATCCCTACTCTGTTTAATGTTGGAGACCCTCCGTACCCTGCAGTCACCACCTCATACATCCTCATACCGCTGAAACCTGAACCAG TGGAGAAGGAGCTGAATTTTGGGGACCATGGTTATGCCAGACGGACTCCTCTGCccgggatggaggaggaggatgcagACAGGACAGCTGAAGACCAGCAGCCCTGCACACAGTGTCAGCTACTGAAGAAACAGCTGGAGCAGGAGATGCAGCACACTGCAAGGCTGCAGAAAGAG GCAGAAGAGATGAAGAAGCGCCTGTATCGACTCGACCGGATTGAGAAaggtctccagaactttctgTACGAGGACCAGATCCGGGCCCTGTCCCTCACCAAACGTTCCCGTCGGGCCGTCTGGTCTCCAGAGACGATCATGAAGGCCCGAAAGATCCGCTGTGCGGTCGGCACCAAAGGCTACGAGTACCTGAGAGAGATCGGTTATCCGTTACCCTCCTATAGGACTCTGTGTAACCGACTGGAGACTAAGATCATGGTGACGACGGACATGAGCTGTGAGGAGCTGGCAGAGCTCGGCCTCGGGCTCATGGCCTCGTGTGACAGTCCCACAGGAGTTGTTGGAGACAACGATGAGGAGGAACTGATCAGTGTTTTGTCCTGA